A window of the Candidatus Kryptoniota bacterium genome harbors these coding sequences:
- a CDS encoding MXAN_6640 family putative metalloprotease, whose translation MCRFTRSSGFICFLIVLALTQNGIAAGKKKRVQKFFEDFNTKGYNKCGFHLLAHYFASPSADKSLKSLLQQRPTNDTSIVSSSGRFRIHFDTTGGSEPSLYNSSSQPIPNSSFAFADSVADICDHVYTIEVDTLGFPPPPSDSGAGGGYEYDVYVQSLPQGEYGYTDWDENRPIIDRTNATYATWMVIRNEFQTTYTRGIPALKVTVAHEFNHAIQVGNFGLWPNDIYFYELTSTWLEQVVYPGIRDYFQYLPNFFSNVDRPFNLYDPDNYAGYERCVFGIFVQNEYGSSVMVAIWNNIGREQVIPALEDELNTAGPANVFLLFAQWNYFTSYRAGSAGSFGLSTYPLAAAYPLVSIAGFGTLSQSGVSFLESGQRLSEHFFQINDGPDTIGISVANTNFGAATVYDSTNFPFSVGISTGNSGCIRELSGGYCVFLSPSNTNNWKVLPVVSGSALAATNNLAFPQPFNPATQLLRVPYPFSNTVNASLSIYTVSGDLIKRLTGDQTIDYYLRGKYFTWNGRDSSGRIVGSGVYIYVLSDGTNSAQGKIAVVRN comes from the coding sequence ATGTGTCGGTTCACACGTTCTAGCGGATTCATCTGCTTCCTGATAGTTCTTGCCTTGACCCAGAATGGAATCGCGGCCGGAAAAAAGAAAAGGGTCCAGAAGTTTTTTGAGGATTTCAATACTAAAGGATATAATAAGTGCGGCTTCCATCTACTCGCACACTATTTCGCGTCTCCATCCGCGGACAAATCCTTGAAGTCATTGCTGCAGCAAAGACCCACGAACGACACGAGCATCGTGAGCTCGTCGGGCAGATTCAGGATTCATTTCGACACTACCGGTGGGTCTGAGCCGAGTCTTTATAATTCCTCCAGTCAGCCGATACCGAACAGCTCATTCGCCTTTGCCGATTCAGTGGCCGACATTTGCGATCATGTGTACACCATAGAAGTCGATACTCTCGGATTTCCTCCCCCACCATCAGACAGCGGAGCCGGCGGCGGATACGAATACGACGTCTATGTCCAATCACTCCCGCAAGGAGAATATGGTTACACCGATTGGGATGAAAACCGCCCGATCATCGACAGGACGAATGCGACCTACGCAACGTGGATGGTAATCAGAAATGAATTTCAGACTACCTATACACGCGGGATTCCCGCCTTGAAGGTAACTGTCGCACACGAATTCAATCACGCAATTCAAGTTGGTAATTTCGGATTGTGGCCGAACGATATTTATTTTTACGAGCTTACCTCGACATGGCTCGAGCAGGTGGTTTATCCTGGAATCAGGGATTATTTTCAGTACCTGCCAAACTTCTTCAGCAATGTCGACAGGCCCTTTAACCTTTATGATCCGGATAATTATGCAGGATACGAACGGTGTGTCTTTGGAATCTTTGTTCAGAATGAGTACGGAAGCAGCGTGATGGTAGCGATATGGAATAATATTGGCCGCGAGCAGGTGATCCCGGCGCTTGAAGACGAATTGAATACGGCCGGTCCGGCTAACGTATTTCTACTCTTTGCCCAATGGAATTACTTCACTTCATACAGAGCCGGATCTGCCGGATCGTTCGGCCTGTCTACTTACCCGCTTGCCGCGGCTTATCCTCTCGTCAGTATCGCCGGCTTCGGCACCCTGTCTCAGAGTGGCGTATCGTTTCTCGAGTCGGGACAAAGACTGAGCGAACATTTCTTCCAGATTAATGACGGTCCGGATACAATAGGTATTTCTGTTGCTAACACTAATTTTGGAGCTGCAACTGTTTATGATTCGACTAATTTCCCTTTTTCCGTCGGCATTTCGACAGGGAACTCCGGATGCATCAGAGAGTTGTCCGGCGGTTACTGTGTCTTTCTTTCACCGAGCAACACAAACAATTGGAAAGTTCTGCCTGTCGTGTCAGGCAGCGCACTTGCCGCGACGAATAATCTCGCGTTTCCTCAGCCGTTCAATCCGGCTACTCAATTGTTAAGAGTGCCATATCCTTTTTCTAATACGGTCAATGCAAGTCTTTCCATTTATACCGTTTCAGGCGATTTGATTAAACGACTTACAGGTGATCAGACGATCGATTATTACCTTAGAGGAAAATATTTTACGTGGAATGGTCGAGACAGTAGTGGAAGAATCGTTGGAAGCGGGGTATACATTTACGTGCTCAGCGACGGAACCAATAGCGCTCAGGGTAAAATCGCCGTGGTGAGAAACTGA
- a CDS encoding ABC transporter ATP-binding protein: MILTGEQLKKVYNKRVVFSNLSFKVESGQTLSVTGPNGSGKSTVSKIICGVLSPTSGKVILTEGSKTVDRDEIHRHVGFVSPYLELYGEFTAAENLEIEMRARGTKAVDGSVDEILELVGLFNRRNDELRGFSSGMKQRMKYAAALIHQPSVLVLDEPTANLDPAGIEMVYTLIDRYRKDRIVILATNDKDEASMGDIKVVLDRNPGSSGGK, from the coding sequence ATGATCTTGACAGGCGAACAACTGAAGAAGGTCTACAACAAAAGAGTTGTATTCAGTAATCTTTCCTTCAAGGTGGAATCGGGTCAGACGCTGTCTGTTACCGGACCGAACGGAAGCGGAAAATCCACAGTCTCAAAAATTATCTGTGGAGTCTTATCGCCTACCTCCGGGAAGGTCATCCTGACTGAAGGGAGTAAAACAGTCGACCGGGATGAAATACATCGTCACGTTGGATTCGTTTCACCCTATCTCGAACTCTACGGGGAGTTTACTGCGGCCGAGAATCTCGAAATAGAGATGCGAGCCCGTGGAACCAAGGCAGTTGACGGGAGCGTGGATGAAATTCTTGAATTGGTGGGATTGTTTAATCGAAGGAACGATGAGTTGAGAGGATTCTCGTCGGGAATGAAACAGAGGATGAAATATGCTGCGGCGTTGATCCACCAGCCATCAGTTCTAGTTCTCGATGAACCGACGGCAAATCTCGACCCTGCCGGAATCGAAATGGTTTATACTCTCATCGACCGTTACAGGAAAGACCGGATTGTAATTTTGGCGACGAACGATAAGGATGAGGCGTCGATGGGTGACATTAAAGTTGTGCTCGACCGGAATCCCGGGTCTTCGGGCGGGAAATAA
- a CDS encoding heavy metal translocating P-type ATPase yields the protein MSEKVGGINKIRITLPVEGMTCASCVLRVENALKKVEGVEDAVVNLATESASISIEPSRVNMDLLKEAVSDAGYKIIDTTDEADALKAADNIHRREYNALLSRFVVAVILSVPIIMGSMPEVFVFVNTIPTGLRYLILMIMTIPVMAYSGSKFFRGFWTTLRHGTADMNTLVSVGTASAFAYSVVATLWPAYFKSTGQSADVYFDTSAVIITLILLGRLLEARAKSKSSEAVRKLMALQPSTARLLLDGREVELPISTIKVGDLLVVRPGERIPVDSKVISGFSSVNESMLTGESMPVERTVGSKVLGGTMCLDGVLTLQAEKVGRESFVARVAKLVEEAQTSKPPVQKLADRVASVFVPTVIGIALLAGVVWMLVGPSPHLAHALNAFVAVLIVACPCALGLATPTAIMVGTGRGAELGLLVKGSDALEEARKVTVVVFDKTGTITTGEMRVVDTILAASISADELIRIAAMAESYSEHPAGKAVVEESVHRGLTVRPAVIHDFKNFPGQGVEIVYHDAARGSKIRVGKYAFASGSSGESPDDFESDVSSKAREQAATVLYVARDSVILGAILVSDYVRDGARESIAAVKKLGAKVYLLSGDSESSAKRVAGIVGIDNFVANVHPDQKLNVIKDLQKSNRAVAFVGDGINDAPALAQADLGIAMASGTDIAMETADITLIKNDLRLVPMSISLSRETLRTIKQNLFWAFFYNIILIPLAAGVLFPLTGFQLNPMVASVSMALSSVTVVGNSLRLKKKKIDF from the coding sequence ATGTCGGAAAAGGTCGGAGGAATTAACAAAATCAGAATTACCCTCCCGGTGGAGGGTATGACCTGCGCGAGCTGCGTCCTTCGCGTTGAAAACGCGTTGAAAAAGGTAGAAGGAGTTGAGGACGCCGTCGTGAATCTTGCTACGGAATCCGCATCCATATCTATCGAACCCTCCCGTGTCAATATGGACCTTCTCAAGGAAGCAGTGTCGGATGCTGGTTATAAGATCATTGACACCACAGATGAGGCAGACGCACTGAAAGCCGCTGACAACATTCATAGGAGAGAGTATAACGCTCTCTTAAGCCGGTTCGTAGTTGCCGTGATCTTGTCTGTACCCATAATCATGGGTAGCATGCCGGAAGTTTTTGTCTTTGTAAATACGATCCCGACGGGGTTACGATATCTCATCTTGATGATAATGACGATCCCTGTCATGGCATACTCGGGAAGCAAGTTCTTTCGGGGTTTCTGGACTACGCTCCGTCACGGAACAGCCGACATGAACACACTCGTGTCGGTGGGTACGGCTTCCGCGTTTGCGTACAGCGTCGTCGCAACATTGTGGCCGGCTTATTTCAAATCGACCGGTCAGTCCGCGGACGTGTACTTCGATACGAGTGCGGTAATAATAACTCTGATTCTTCTTGGCAGGTTGCTTGAAGCCCGGGCAAAGTCGAAGTCATCTGAGGCCGTGAGAAAACTGATGGCCCTTCAGCCATCCACTGCACGATTACTTCTTGACGGGAGGGAAGTCGAGCTCCCGATATCAACAATAAAAGTCGGAGATTTGCTGGTTGTGCGGCCGGGGGAAAGAATTCCGGTTGACTCAAAAGTGATATCTGGATTCTCATCAGTAAACGAATCGATGTTGACGGGTGAGAGCATGCCCGTGGAGCGGACGGTCGGCTCAAAAGTTCTCGGCGGCACAATGTGTCTCGATGGTGTACTCACTCTCCAGGCCGAGAAAGTCGGAAGGGAAAGTTTTGTTGCTCGTGTTGCGAAGCTCGTTGAAGAAGCTCAGACTTCGAAACCGCCCGTTCAGAAGCTTGCGGACAGGGTCGCCTCCGTTTTCGTTCCTACAGTGATTGGAATTGCGCTTCTCGCAGGGGTTGTGTGGATGCTCGTCGGCCCCTCTCCTCATCTGGCACATGCTCTGAACGCGTTCGTCGCCGTTCTAATAGTCGCGTGTCCGTGCGCGCTCGGACTCGCAACTCCGACGGCAATTATGGTGGGGACGGGACGGGGTGCGGAGCTCGGACTCCTCGTGAAAGGGAGTGACGCGCTTGAGGAAGCGCGAAAGGTGACGGTTGTCGTCTTCGATAAGACAGGAACGATTACAACAGGCGAGATGCGGGTCGTCGACACAATTTTGGCGGCAAGTATATCAGCGGACGAACTGATCCGCATCGCAGCTATGGCGGAGAGTTACTCCGAACACCCGGCGGGAAAGGCCGTCGTGGAGGAGTCTGTGCATCGCGGTCTGACCGTACGCCCCGCGGTCATCCACGACTTCAAGAATTTTCCCGGACAGGGTGTCGAAATAGTGTACCACGATGCGGCACGCGGTTCGAAAATCCGTGTCGGGAAATATGCCTTTGCGTCCGGCTCATCCGGAGAATCACCGGATGACTTTGAGTCTGACGTGTCCTCGAAGGCCAGAGAACAGGCAGCGACGGTTCTTTACGTCGCGCGGGATTCTGTGATACTCGGCGCTATACTGGTAAGCGACTATGTCCGGGACGGAGCCCGGGAATCGATTGCGGCTGTGAAGAAACTCGGCGCAAAAGTGTACCTCCTTTCCGGCGACAGTGAGTCGTCGGCAAAGAGAGTTGCAGGCATCGTAGGTATCGACAACTTTGTCGCCAATGTTCATCCTGACCAGAAACTGAATGTCATCAAGGATCTTCAGAAATCAAACCGCGCAGTTGCCTTTGTCGGCGACGGAATTAATGACGCACCTGCTCTTGCGCAGGCCGACCTCGGCATAGCCATGGCAAGCGGAACGGATATCGCGATGGAAACTGCTGACATCACTCTCATTAAGAATGATTTGAGACTGGTACCCATGTCAATATCGCTTTCCAGAGAGACTCTCAGAACGATCAAACAGAATTTATTCTGGGCTTTCTTTTACAATATCATTTTGATTCCGCTTGCCGCCGGAGTTCTATTTCCGCTTACCGGCTTTCAACTAAACCCTATGGTTGCATCTGTATCTATGGCACTGAGTTCCGTGACTGTAGTGGGTAATTCGCTTCGATTAAAAAAGAAGAAAATAGACTTTTGA
- a CDS encoding heavy metal-associated domain-containing protein translates to MFGMGNKKKVLSVEGMTCHHCEMTVEKALLELDGVKSVKADHSKKTVEVQYKNELDPNGVREKVEKAGYKLVSTN, encoded by the coding sequence ATGTTCGGAATGGGCAACAAGAAAAAAGTACTATCTGTAGAAGGCATGACCTGTCATCACTGTGAAATGACTGTTGAAAAAGCTCTTCTCGAGCTCGATGGTGTCAAGTCCGTGAAAGCGGATCACTCCAAAAAGACCGTCGAAGTACAATACAAGAATGAACTCGACCCTAACGGGGTGAGGGAGAAAGTTGAGAAGGCCGGCTACAAGCTGGTTTCGACGAACTGA
- a CDS encoding cytochrome c maturation protein CcmE, translating to MKAKYIVAGIVIIAFVIFGAISFMQNNIEYVTAKAAENTHRTVQVKGSWVKDMNTFYDAHTNTFHFYLVDDQKTVIPVVLAGAKPNNFEIANDIVAKGRYENGAFQASEVLTKCPSKYQSKTGPQASAGTTTQGLN from the coding sequence ATGAAGGCGAAATATATTGTCGCGGGAATCGTAATAATTGCGTTCGTGATCTTCGGCGCGATTTCATTCATGCAAAACAATATCGAATACGTTACCGCGAAGGCAGCTGAGAACACCCATAGAACTGTACAGGTGAAAGGTTCATGGGTCAAGGACATGAATACATTTTATGATGCTCACACCAATACGTTCCACTTTTATTTAGTCGACGATCAAAAGACGGTGATCCCCGTTGTACTCGCCGGGGCGAAGCCGAACAACTTCGAAATCGCAAACGATATCGTCGCGAAAGGTCGTTATGAGAACGGGGCTTTTCAGGCGAGTGAAGTGCTAACCAAGTGTCCGTCCAAATATCAGTCGAAGACGGGTCCTCAGGCGTCTGCCGGGACCACTACCCAAGGTCTGAACTAG
- a CDS encoding CcmD family protein produces the protein MDSLFNFLDSHSLYVVLIIVLVIWLGIFIYLFRLDKKVTRLYEKAEGEKEKVK, from the coding sequence ATGGATTCGCTATTCAATTTTCTTGATAGTCATTCGCTGTACGTTGTGTTGATAATAGTCCTGGTGATCTGGCTGGGAATTTTTATCTATTTATTTCGTTTAGATAAGAAGGTCACCAGGTTGTATGAGAAAGCTGAAGGTGAAAAGGAGAAAGTGAAATGA
- a CDS encoding cytochrome c biogenesis protein — translation MKNWMKIGLGIWIAAVVAFGFAMPIGDIPGLGPKARIIFFHVPMSWLAVLAFFMSMWYGISYLRKKDIKADVKSVTSAELGFIFSILATITGSIWARFNWGSFWNWDPRETSIFVLLLIYGAYFSLRSALDNEERRATLSAVYSIIAFVTVPFFVFIMPRIMFSLHPGGGGSAAPIVNANGKMYMDMNMRYVFYASLIGFSVLYFWLFQIRTRISLIALKNEEIN, via the coding sequence ATGAAAAACTGGATGAAAATTGGATTGGGCATATGGATCGCCGCGGTCGTCGCGTTCGGGTTCGCCATGCCGATCGGCGACATACCGGGCCTCGGCCCGAAAGCGCGGATCATATTCTTCCATGTCCCGATGTCGTGGCTCGCCGTGCTCGCGTTCTTTATGTCGATGTGGTACGGTATCTCGTATCTGCGAAAGAAAGACATCAAGGCAGATGTCAAATCGGTAACATCGGCTGAGCTCGGCTTCATATTCAGCATCCTGGCCACGATCACGGGATCCATTTGGGCGAGATTCAATTGGGGTAGCTTCTGGAACTGGGATCCGAGGGAGACCTCAATATTCGTTCTTCTTCTAATATACGGTGCCTATTTCTCTCTGCGGAGCGCGCTTGACAATGAGGAGCGGCGCGCAACACTATCCGCGGTTTACTCCATAATCGCGTTTGTTACCGTACCCTTCTTCGTCTTCATCATGCCGAGGATCATGTTCAGTCTTCATCCGGGAGGCGGGGGATCTGCGGCACCGATAGTAAATGCGAACGGCAAGATGTATATGGACATGAACATGCGGTACGTCTTCTATGCTTCGTTGATCGGATTCAGTGTATTGTACTTCTGGTTATTTCAGATTAGAACCAGGATAAGTCTTATTGCATTAAAAAATGAGGAGATCAATTGA